The Candidatus Bealeia paramacronuclearis DNA segment GAAACACTCAGGGCTTTGGAAGAAGCCCTTCTGGAATTTGCCGGATGTGCTGTGGTGATCAGCCACGATCGCTTCTTTTTGGATCGGATTTCAACCCACATTTTGGCCTTTGAAGGGGACAGTCATGTGGAGTGGTTTGAAGGAAACTATCAGTCTTATGAGGAAGACCGAAAGCGCCGCTTGGGCCATGCTGCGGATCAACCCCATCGGATTAAATATAAGCCGCTCATGCGAAAGACTGCGTAATCATCCAAATAACGGGGGGGCTTTTCAATGAAAACGATCACATCAGATGAACTCAAAAAACGACTGAAATACGCTGAGGTAGTTCTCATAGATGTGCGAGAACCCGGAGAACACAAATCCGAATGTATCGAAGGGGCTCACCTTATCCCTTTGTCTGAGATTTGCATTAAGAAATTACCGACATCCTTGCTCCCTATTGTGATTCATTGCCGTTCTGGAAAACGCAGCCAAGAGGCATGCAAAAAGCTTTTGGCAGAAAATCCTAATTTGGAAATCTATACTTTAGAAGGCGGGATTTCGGCCTGGAAAGAATTGGGTGGAGAGGTGAAAACGCAAGGACGTAATGTGTTGCCTTTGGATCGGCAGGTTCAGGTCGCGGTCGGATTTTTGGCGTTTTCTGGTGTGATGTTGGGAACATTTGTGAACTCAGGCTTTTATGTGATACCTGGGTTTATTGGCTTAGGGCTTGTGTTTGCAGGGCTCACAGGATGGTGCGGTATGGCCAAGATTTTAGCCAAAATGCCCTGGAATCAGTAAAAGTTATCCGACTAATTTTATGTTTTCTTCATCGGCCAAAACTTCCTTGACGCGACTGGCCAGTTCCGCAAGAGAGAAGGGTTTGCCTAAAAATTGAATATGCATATCGTCTTTAATTTTGTTGCGGAATGCATCTTCCGTATAGCCTGAGATGAAAATAACCTTGAGGTCTTTATTGTGTTTTGAAAGTTCATTCACAAGGGTGGGGCCGTCCATTTGGGGCATCACCACATCGGTGATGATGAGATCAAGTGACTCCTCTCCTTTTTTGATAAACTCAAGGGCTTCTAGCCCATTGCTCGCCTCAATAACTTTATACCCTTTGGATCGCAATGCGCGCGCGGAAAAAAGCCGGACAGCATCTTCATCTTCGACTAACAAAATGGTGCTGGATCCGGAAAGATCCTCTGTGACCCATTTTTTCTTTTTTTCGGGTAGAGGTAAGGCCTCTTCTTTTTCCACATAGCGGGGTAGAAAAATACTAAATTTTGTGCCTTTTTCTGGCTTAGAGTCGACCTGAATGAACCCACCAGTTTGTTTGATAATTCCATAAACTGTGGAAAGCCCCAATCCAGTACCTGATCCTAAGGCTTTTGTTGAAAAAAATGGATCAAATATTCGATCCAAATTATCGTGAGGAATGCCTATGCCATTATCGATAACTTCAATCAAGACATAAGATCCAGGCGGCACCTCATCATGCCCCTGCCGGCGGGTTTTTTTCACTTCAAGATTGCTAGTTTTAATGGTGACATCGCCTCCATTTTCCATCGCATCCCTGGCGTTTACAACCATATTAATGACGACTTGCTCAAATTGCCCTTGGTCCACCAAAACGAGCCCGAGATCGCGTGTATGCTTAATTTTAAGTTCGATATTAGATCCAATGAGGCGCCTTAAAAGTGCTGAAAGCTCGGTCAAACAATCTGTAATATCGAGAACTTTGGGTTGTAACGTTTGCTGACGGGAAAAGGCCAAAAGTTGACGTACCAAGTTGGCAGCCCGATTGGCGTTTTGTTTGATCTGCATAATATCGGTAAAAGATTGATCCCCGGGCGTGTGCCTTTGTAAAAGAAGATCACAAAAGCCAATCATGGCGGTTAGAAGATTGTTAAAGTCGTGGGCAATGCCGCCCGCAAGTTGCCCCACCGCTTGCATTTTTTGAGATTGCACCAGTTGTGTTTCGAGTTTCTTTTGCTCTGTAATATCGTGAAATTGAAGGAATAAGCCGCCGGGATTGG contains these protein-coding regions:
- a CDS encoding rhodanese-like domain-containing protein — encoded protein: MKTITSDELKKRLKYAEVVLIDVREPGEHKSECIEGAHLIPLSEICIKKLPTSLLPIVIHCRSGKRSQEACKKLLAENPNLEIYTLEGGISAWKELGGEVKTQGRNVLPLDRQVQVAVGFLAFSGVMLGTFVNSGFYVIPGFIGLGLVFAGLTGWCGMAKILAKMPWNQ